The Halomonas sp. THAF5a genome segment CACCGGGATCGGCGTCGATCGTCGCGGCGATGACATCGTGCTCAACATGCCGAGTGAGGTGACCTTCGCCTTCGACTCCAGCGACCTGACCCCCAATGCGCAGACCGCCCTCAACGACGTGGCCAGGGTGCTCCAGCAATACCCGGACACCCGGGTGAACATCGCCGGTCATACCGACAGCACCGGCGATGCCGGCTACAACCAGCAGCTCTCCGAGCGGCGCGCCAGCGCGGTGGGCAACTACCTGGCTCAGTCCGGCGTGACCCGCAACCGCCTGAACATGACCGGCTACGGCGAGAACCAGCCCGTCGCCAGCAACCAGACCGAGCAGGGGCGTGCCCAGAACCGTCGGGTGGAGATCACCCTGACGCCGATCCAGGAGCGCTTCCAGCAGTAATCGCCGGCTGCCTGGCATCACCCCTCCGGGCCCGCC includes the following:
- a CDS encoding OmpA family protein, producing MRRAMQWMAPLAASALLVGCTTTDPYSGQTQRSQTGTGAAIGAAIGAAAGALSGDGSTSRRDRALIGAAVGAAAGGGIGAYMDKQEEQLRQSTQGTGIGVDRRGDDIVLNMPSEVTFAFDSSDLTPNAQTALNDVARVLQQYPDTRVNIAGHTDSTGDAGYNQQLSERRASAVGNYLAQSGVTRNRLNMTGYGENQPVASNQTEQGRAQNRRVEITLTPIQERFQQ